A region from the Candidatus Tenderia electrophaga genome encodes:
- a CDS encoding glycine cleavage system protein H (part of multienzyme complex composed of H, L, P, and T proteins which catalyzes oxidation of glycine to yield carbon dioxide, ammonia, 5,10-CH2-H4folate and a reduced pyridine nucleotide; protein H is involved in transfer of methylamine group from the P to T protein; covalently bound to a lipoyl cofactor): protein MSDIPANLKYTRSHEWVEVLSDGTAKVGITDHAQELLGDMVFVEVPEVGAAVAVGEECAVVESVKAASDVYSPLTGEVVAVNEELADSPDLVNHHPYGDGWLMQIKLSEEGELDELLDAEAYGEVVAEDEH from the coding sequence ATGAGCGATATCCCCGCAAATCTGAAATACACCCGCAGCCATGAATGGGTCGAGGTGTTGAGCGACGGCACGGCCAAGGTCGGCATTACCGATCATGCCCAGGAGTTGCTCGGCGACATGGTCTTCGTCGAAGTGCCCGAGGTGGGTGCGGCGGTGGCGGTGGGCGAGGAGTGCGCCGTGGTCGAGTCGGTCAAGGCCGCCTCCGACGTTTACAGCCCGCTTACCGGCGAGGTGGTGGCGGTCAACGAAGAGCTGGCCGACAGTCCCGACCTGGTGAATCATCATCCCTACGGTGACGGCTGGCTGATGCAGATCAAGCTCAGCGAAGAGGGCGAGCTGGACGAGTTGCTGGATGCCGAGGCCTACGGCGAAGTGGTCGCCGAAGATGAGCACTAA